A region of the Perca flavescens isolate YP-PL-M2 chromosome 15, PFLA_1.0, whole genome shotgun sequence genome:
GTGGCAGCAGCATCAGCAGGCCGTACAGGGCCTTTATCAGGTAAGGGTTGTTCTCCACATCGAGGAGCTGTAGGCGCAGGTAGGTGAAAATGGGACTTTCAATGAGTTGTACCAACTTGTCGACCTCCATCAGGAAGTCTACGGTCACCTCAAGATCTCCAAACTTCTGGATGAGGTCATAGGCGTGTTTGTAGTTCTGCGTGAGGAAACAGAGCGACACGGTGGCCACGGGGTTGTGGCACCAGGAACGATACAGGCAGCAAAACAAGGCGCAGCTCTCCTGAGTGCGGAGGTCTTTCAGCTGGTTGCGTAACTGGAAAAGCTCCGCCGAGGTGAGCAGGATGGTGTTGAGCGTCTGAACCATGGTGGATGCAAATTTGAGGTCCTCCTCCTTCAGCAAGATGTCCGCCATGGAGTGGAAGATGTTCTCCGCATGAAGCAACAGACAGAGCTGCCGGATGATGAAAGCGCCTCGGTTCTCCAGAAGCTTCCTCTCCAGACTGAAGCGTTTCAGCAGGTTGATCATGAACTTGTAAAAATACGAGTTCATACTGGGTGTGGAGGGGGACGAGTCCACCGCTCTGGAGTCCGTGCTGGGCTGCTGTCCTGGCCTGGCACCCTCTGGGACCTTGAGCTCCAGTTTATTGGCAGTGCTGTCGCAGGAGCCGACTTGGTCCGTTTGGCCAGCAGGAGATGAAGCTATCTCAGCTAACACCTCCAGATCTTTCAGTATCACCTCATCAGACTCATCAGACAGCGTTTTCAACAGCATGGGAAACAGGCTGTCCGTGTGGCGAAACATTTTGCGTGGGGTCTTGATGTAGAGATGGTAGAGCCATTTGAGCACAGCTATGCGGGTCATCATGCCAGTGGCCGAGTCGTGGAGGTGTCGGTCCAACACCTGAACAATACCGTCCAGGTCCAGAACGACCTGAGGCCTGTCAGCGCTCGCCGGAGTGAAGAAGCTGATATTACTGAAACCAACAGATTCCTGTGACGCATTCAGCATATCATTGCTGTCCGCCTCCGTCTTCGGCTGGCCGTCTTCCACGGAACCTGCATTTCCacttttctcctcttcctcgtcATCCTCAGGAGTCACCAGTTTCATCAGACTGTGATTACAGGCACTGGCTGCTTCTTTGGTATTCTTCTTTCGGTCATCGTAGGAAAGGCAAGGCAGCACTGCAGTTAGGATGCCAGAGGAGTAGGGGAGAACCACTCTGCCTGCAAGCTGGATAAACTCTCTCATCCAGGTCATAGCCGTAAGCTGGATCAGGTCGTTTGTGAGTTTTGTTTCATCCGCAACCTGGCAGTGGATGACCAGGATGTTGGCCATCTCAGCAAATTTCACACTGGAGGGCGTCTTCTTGATCTCCTTCAAAAACTCGCCAAGCACCACCTCACACGTTCTACGGATCTCCTTGCTGTTGTCTCCTAGGATCTGGAAGAGCCCATCCAGGATCTCAGGGAGGTACTCTAACAGGTTGATGTTTGGCACAGACTCCAGAACGTGGATCCAGGAAATAATAAACTGCCGAGCATATTGATTATTGGAGTAGATTCTCTCTCTGAGCAGGGGGACAAATGCCACCAAGTCAAACTTGTTACTTTCTGTCACAATGTCTTTCAGCAGTCTGTCCAGGAGTTCCGATCCACTTTTCACATTGGGGTCTGGGTCTGCTGCAAGCTTGCTGAGACCATCAAAGAGCAGGTTGAAGTGGGGCAGCACAGCTCCCCTGGCCACCTTAACTATATTATAGAGGGCCTCGCAGGCATAGTAGCGCAAACGGCTGTCTGAGTCATTAAAACACGTGAGTACCGGCTCAATAAGCTCCTTCAGATACAGACCCGAGTCCTTGCCGAGGGCGATGGAGCAAGCTGCCAGTCCAATGAGACCCCCCTTCCGGCTGTGGGGGTGCTGGGAAAGCGCAAACTCCGAGGCCAGGATCTGGATAACATGTCTGATTTGAGTAGAGCTGTTCTGAGCCACAAACTCCCGCACCAGTTTCTCAATTTCTAGTGCCGCGACTTTCCTCTTCTCGTACAGTTTGTCATTCAAAGCCCTGACAATGTTGGGCGTCAGAGGCGAAAAGTCCTTCTCCGTGTTCATGTTCGTAGCTGCGGTTGTACCGGATCGTGTCGACTGAAATGTACGTTGATACGAGAGAAAGCACTCTGCATTTATGATAATTTATGAGAGAAAACGGAGAAAACACATCGATTTCACTCGCGAACCAGGAAGCCTTGTAATCCAACGCAGCTGACCGGTTACATCCGCCGGAAACACGTCACGGTTGCTACATTTATTTGGGTCCCGCTTTGTTTGCGAGTAGCTTTAGCTCAAATTAGCTTCATTAGCTACGTGTGCAGCCAGCTAATGCATTCAATACAGTGTCGCTTGTTGAATTGCAGCCTACTCATACTTTGTTTCTTTAGCTGGTGAAGAGGGTTGTTGTTACAGCCAGCATCAGCGATGGCGAGCCGCCTCTCTTTTTACACACAGCTCTCCGCCATCATGGAGACGATGGCCAGGTCTGCCCTTAGTCAAGTCTGCAAGCTGGTGGACGAAGACTCGGCTAAGCTACGGCTAGGCTTGTCTCAGCTCCTGGTTGCTAATTCCGCGCTGGCAGAGAAAGTAAACAGTTTGGAGTGCGAAGCGACGATTGTGAGAAGCGACTCTCCCAGGTTGTGTAAAAGTTATCGCAGCGTAGGTGTACAAACCGTCTGCCACGGAGACGGGGGGGACGCTCATGGTAAACCGCTCAGATGATTTGAATAGAAATCATCTGCATTGTTTCTGTGTTGCCTTATGTGTTTCCCTGTTCTACCTTAATTGTTTCACGTTTTCTCAGTGTCCGGGTCGCCCACCATAGAGGGGATCTTTGGAAAAGATTGGTGTGTGAATCTCTGGAAAGACAGAGACCCATACAGTGTGGAGAGAGACTCACCACAGTCATCTGAGGAAGTAAGAGGAAGATTTATAGAGCTATCAAATGTTTGGTACGACTTTATAAATAAGTAAGTCCATAAATCATATGATTAAGTAATGCTTAACTATCGCGTGGCTCGTGATTTAATGCATTCATTAATACAGGATATATCATGAATTCCTGTTGCttaccataaaaaaaaaaagatcaggtCACTATGACTTTATGTGATTAATTCACACTTAATAGATGTTAGACATTAGTTAATGTAAAGTCACAGTTACTTTCTACATGCATTAATTTGTGGGTTTAGTGCATCTTTCTCTACTGTGCTACACTTCACTGGTCCTGAAATAAAGTATTATGTTAGAGAAATCAAGTTATTTTGGTTGCATACCAATGAATGTATAAAATAATTGTGAATCAACTTTCCTTAACTGATGATCTATCAAgtgtatacagtctatggtgtgaACTAATTACATAAAGTCATAGTGACTTGATCATTTGTTAATGGTGAGCAACAGGAATCCATGATACATCCTGTAATAATTCATACATTAAATCATCATTAGTTAAGCATTACTTAAGTGATATGTACCCTTTATTGTAAAGGTATTGTATTGTACCTATTATAGTATTATTGTACACTATATTATAAGGTGATATAAAGTGTACAATAATActataatgatatatatattatatctatctatatatatatatatatatatatatatatatatatatatatatatatactatacactGTATGTATCTCCATGTTCTTAATATTGCAATCTAACACTCTGCCGATGAACATTGAAAAGCAACCGTAATTGAGAGAGGGAGTGTAGAGATGCCCTGATAAATTTCTGAACCATGTAATTTAggttatatatttgtatattctAATTTGCAGTCTGTGACGATGCTGTCCAACCAAATTACTGTAACTGAGATCAAACAGGAGGATTATGTGGAGGACACTGCCAACAGCTGCCTGCAGGAAACACTTAGTACAGAAGGTAAGAGAGTGAAGGAGTGTTGGCACGATGGAATACACAATGCAGATTTAGCAGCTTTAGATGCTTTTTGAGTGTCTGACTTTGTATTTTTATGCAACAGAACATGAAGAAAGCATAGCTGAGGAACCAGAGCAACTGTCAGTCAGTTACTCAGGAAGCACTTGCAACCTGTCATTTGATCAGAATGGAGAACAGGTTGTGTGTGCAGGTGGTACTGAAGAACCGACCATACAGTTGATATCCATCAATGACACAGAGGAGGCCTTCAGCACTCATATCATTCCAATTGAAGAGGATGATAATGATAATTATGATGAGGATTTACAATTTGTTGAAGGAAGTCCGCAAGAGCCAACAATGAAAGCTGCAGATGGGCCCAGCCACAACAAACAGCACCCATCACCTGCAAACAACTCTGAAAACAGCACTGATCTGGATAAAGAGTCACATGATGACTGTTATATATTTAATGTAGAAACCGCCAGAGATCCAGACAAATTCACATGTCAAATATGTGGCAGGACATTCTTCCACAAGGGCACTCTAACACTGCACATGAAGTCCCACAAGTCCAACTTTTGCAACATTTGTAAGCAGCATTTTCCTCACAGGAACAAGTTCAACAAGTTGCACACCTGCGTGCCTCCAGTTGCCTCTCAGAGAGTCAGTAGATCATGCGAGCTGTGCGGGAAGACCTTTGCAAACCCATCAGCTCTGAGGATTCACTATGTTGTCCACACGGGAGAGAAACCTTACAGGTGCAGCTTTTGTGGTAAAGGGTTCACCCAGAAAGGCAATCTGAAATGTCACCTTCGTATCCATACTGGAGAGAGACCGTTCTGCTGTGTTAAATGTGGGAAGACATTCACGCAAAAGATCAACCTCAGCCATCATTTAACGACACACATAAATCATTAAGGTTCGATAGCTAGGAGACATTTTAAAGGCTTAAAACCTGTCCGGGCCTGATTGTGGGGCAAGAAGAGAAATAATTTGTGTACTACTTCTCACATTAGTGTTAGGGCAGTTAATGTCATGTTTGTGATGTCTTGTAGTCTGTACTGTAGTGCTTAAGTGAAAACACGTCGGTGTTTTAGTTGTTTCTGTCCtcaacaataaaacacatgaatGTTCATTTAATTAAACTTTTATTTGATAAAACTCTCCTTTTTAAAGAAGGAAGAAAGagtgaattatttattttgtctaaTCTAAACAAAGTTGTCTTAATTCATTTTCATCAGTGGAGTCTTTACATACATGAACAATGCACATCCGATGGGGCTCTGTAAGGGTCATGCAGAAAAAATCAACAGCACAAGATTTCTTTCTTGGGCAGGGATTATTCTCTCATTCAGTCAGTGTGGTCTGTTCAAGGAAATCATTACAGGCAAAATTGATGCTTAGTACAGATAATTGCTCTATTTAGGTGTGTTGACACAGTacagaataaaatatatatgattTCTAGAGCAGAAATGCGTcacatttagaaga
Encoded here:
- the LOC114568912 gene encoding zinc finger protein 350, producing MASRLSFYTQLSAIMETMARSALSQVCKLVDEDSAKLRLGLSQLLVANSALAEKVNSLECEATIVRSDSPRLCKSYRSVGVQTVCHGDGGDAHVSGSPTIEGIFGKDWCVNLWKDRDPYSVERDSPQSSEESVTMLSNQITVTEIKQEDYVEDTANSCLQETLSTEEHEESIAEEPEQLSVSYSGSTCNLSFDQNGEQVVCAGGTEEPTIQLISINDTEEAFSTHIIPIEEDDNDNYDEDLQFVEGSPQEPTMKAADGPSHNKQHPSPANNSENSTDLDKESHDDCYIFNVETARDPDKFTCQICGRTFFHKGTLTLHMKSHKSNFCNICKQHFPHRNKFNKLHTCVPPVASQRVSRSCELCGKTFANPSALRIHYVVHTGEKPYRCSFCGKGFTQKGNLKCHLRIHTGERPFCCVKCGKTFTQKINLSHHLTTHINH
- the vac14 gene encoding protein VAC14 homolog; this encodes MNTEKDFSPLTPNIVRALNDKLYEKRKVAALEIEKLVREFVAQNSSTQIRHVIQILASEFALSQHPHSRKGGLIGLAACSIALGKDSGLYLKELIEPVLTCFNDSDSRLRYYACEALYNIVKVARGAVLPHFNLLFDGLSKLAADPDPNVKSGSELLDRLLKDIVTESNKFDLVAFVPLLRERIYSNNQYARQFIISWIHVLESVPNINLLEYLPEILDGLFQILGDNSKEIRRTCEVVLGEFLKEIKKTPSSVKFAEMANILVIHCQVADETKLTNDLIQLTAMTWMREFIQLAGRVVLPYSSGILTAVLPCLSYDDRKKNTKEAASACNHSLMKLVTPEDDEEEEKSGNAGSVEDGQPKTEADSNDMLNASQESVGFSNISFFTPASADRPQVVLDLDGIVQVLDRHLHDSATGMMTRIAVLKWLYHLYIKTPRKMFRHTDSLFPMLLKTLSDESDEVILKDLEVLAEIASSPAGQTDQVGSCDSTANKLELKVPEGARPGQQPSTDSRAVDSSPSTPSMNSYFYKFMINLLKRFSLERKLLENRGAFIIRQLCLLLHAENIFHSMADILLKEEDLKFASTMVQTLNTILLTSAELFQLRNQLKDLRTQESCALFCCLYRSWCHNPVATVSLCFLTQNYKHAYDLIQKFGDLEVTVDFLMEVDKLVQLIESPIFTYLRLQLLDVENNPYLIKALYGLLMLLPQSQAFQLLSHRLRCVPNPELMRTVDESKYMDSKHQVVSKRASHTQMDYNELLQHFDRVQSKHLEVRHQRSGRASDHPDRKLM